Genomic DNA from Pseudodesulfovibrio sp. S3:
ACGGAATGATCGAATCCGTGAATCAGGGCAGTTGCAACGTGACCAACGCCATCGACCTCGACGGCGACTACCTGCTGCCCGGTTTCGTGGAATTGCATACCGACAACCTGGAACAGGAGCTGGAACCCCGGCCCGGCGTGTTCTGGCCCGACCCCCTTGCCTCGGTACTGGCCCACGACGCCACCATGGCCAGTTCGGGCATCACCACCGTGCTTGACGCCGTATCCCTCGGTGAATTCCACGACGGCCCCAACAGGTCCAGAATGATGGACATGTCCATCCAGGCCCTGCGCAAGGCCCGCGCCACCGGCATACTCAAGGCGGACCACAAGCTTCACCTGCGCTGCGAATACTCGGACCCCAGGGTTCTTGAAATGCTCAGCCCGCACATCGACGACGCCGTCCTGCTGCTCATCTCGCTCATGGACCACACGCCCGGCCAGCGCCAGTTCACGGACACGGACAAGTACCGTGCCTACTACAAGAAAGGATGGAGCGACGAAGAGTTCGCACAATTGTCAGAGCGGATGATCGCCACGCAATGCGCCTGCGCCGCAGACAACCGAAGACGCATCGTCGAACTCTGCCACGAACGCGACATTCCCATCGCCAGCCATGACGACACCACGCCCGAACACATCGAGCAGGCCGTGCAGGAGCGCATCTCCATCTCGGAATTCCCCACCACCAAGGAAGCCGCCTCCCTGGCCCGCCGGGCAAACATCAGGATCGTCATGGGCGGCCCCAACGTGGTCCGGGGCGGTTCCCATTCCGGCAACGTGGCGGCCCAGGATCTGGCCGAAGCCGGACTGCTCGACATCCTGTCCTCGGACTATGCGCCTGGCAGCCTCGTTTCAGCCGCTTTCACCCTGCACAAGAAGCTGGCAGTCCCCCTGCCCGAAGCCATCGCCATGATCAGCCTGAATCCCGCTCACACCGTGGGGCTGAACGACCGCGGCCAGATTCGGGAAGGGTTACGCGCGGACATGGTCCGGGTGCGGGAAATCGAAGGTATCCCGGCGGTGTTACGCACCTGGAGTGTCGGCACTGCAAACCCTGTTGAAATCACGAGAAAAAACGCGGCCTGAATGTTACAGCCCGCCCGGAATATTCCATAAAACCGTTACATGGTCACAATACCCCTGTTGCAAGGGGGGTGTAGACCGTCGAGTGTGGGGAGCAGTTTTCTCTGTAAAACGCCGTCTCCCGATCACAACGACCTGCTTACAGTCGGGAGGCTGCAATGAAATCCATAAACATTCGAGGCAGGCAGGGCCGGGAAGCCGTCAGGGCTACCAATCTCTGCAAGGTCTACCCCAACGGGACCGTGGCCCTCAAAGACGTCTCGGTTACCATCAACTCAAGTGATTTCTGTGTGGTCATCGGCCTGTCCGGGGCCGGGAAATCCACCATGCTCCGCTGCATGAACCGGCTCATCCGCCCCACCAGCGGACAGGTGGCTCTGTTCGGCGAAGATGTCACCTGCGTCAACGGCAGCCAACTCAAGCAGGTGCGACGCCGGGTGGGGATGATCTTCCAGCAGTTCAACCTGGTGCGACGTCTCTCCGTC
This window encodes:
- a CDS encoding alpha-D-ribose 1-methylphosphonate 5-triphosphate diphosphatase; this translates as MNITIKNARIVLRDEIVHGSIRVADGMIESVNQGSCNVTNAIDLDGDYLLPGFVELHTDNLEQELEPRPGVFWPDPLASVLAHDATMASSGITTVLDAVSLGEFHDGPNRSRMMDMSIQALRKARATGILKADHKLHLRCEYSDPRVLEMLSPHIDDAVLLLISLMDHTPGQRQFTDTDKYRAYYKKGWSDEEFAQLSERMIATQCACAADNRRRIVELCHERDIPIASHDDTTPEHIEQAVQERISISEFPTTKEAASLARRANIRIVMGGPNVVRGGSHSGNVAAQDLAEAGLLDILSSDYAPGSLVSAAFTLHKKLAVPLPEAIAMISLNPAHTVGLNDRGQIREGLRADMVRVREIEGIPAVLRTWSVGTANPVEITRKNAA